Proteins co-encoded in one Arthrobacter globiformis genomic window:
- a CDS encoding GntR family transcriptional regulator has protein sequence MSTTNVFSSKGSLAYSELRQLILSGGLAPGSRVSQYELADNMQMSITPLREAIRRLSSEGLIIMDTHRDSRVADVSASEARELLEVRLSLEPSATGLAAHRRTEADIAAMRTAAEKLLPVTRVWGEEAITAHRDFHRAVYAASHNASMIKLLDDLWDKSDRYRRLGLELPSGDEPRTIDLNQHHQILELVASGDGPGAAELARTHIANSLTASVTGALEERENVYPVTMEKTA, from the coding sequence ATGAGCACCACGAACGTCTTTTCCAGTAAGGGCAGTCTGGCCTACAGCGAACTCCGCCAGCTGATCCTCTCGGGCGGCCTTGCCCCGGGCTCACGCGTCTCCCAGTACGAACTGGCGGACAACATGCAGATGAGCATCACCCCCCTGCGGGAAGCGATCCGCCGACTCTCAAGCGAGGGTCTGATCATCATGGACACCCACCGGGACTCCCGTGTGGCTGACGTGAGTGCTTCCGAGGCCCGCGAACTCCTTGAAGTCCGCCTCTCGCTGGAGCCGTCAGCGACCGGGTTGGCGGCACACCGCCGGACCGAAGCTGACATCGCCGCCATGCGGACCGCGGCGGAGAAACTGCTGCCGGTCACCCGGGTCTGGGGTGAGGAAGCCATCACGGCACACCGCGATTTCCACCGGGCCGTCTACGCCGCCTCCCACAACGCCAGCATGATCAAGCTCCTGGATGACCTGTGGGACAAGTCCGACCGCTACCGCCGCCTCGGTCTGGAACTTCCATCCGGTGATGAACCCCGGACCATCGACCTGAACCAGCACCACCAGATCCTTGAACTTGTAGCCTCCGGCGATGGTCCCGGCGCAGCTGAACTCGCACGGACCCACATCGCCAACAGCCTCACAGCCTCAGTAACCGGAGCCCTGGAGGAACGCGAGAACGTCTATCCGGTAACCATGGAGAAGACAGCCTAA
- a CDS encoding dynamin family protein, with the protein MEAPASYPGLRSSAEQLLDEITVLLGPSGAQTIDVFRRALRRPAIIAVTGRVNTGKSTLVNSLIGEKWAPTSAQETTALVCCYAYGAPARAEAVLDAGEVVPIPFGRTGPVLEDLRQEAVDCLRLYLQAATLRFATVVDTPGLASAATENSGRTESWLLGDRDWQDSPDALLYLVRDSFRPDDEDFIARFRERHGNLAARGSLPVIGIIAHADNHGGGPWSNAEPVETAKKAAAELARTMPQLETVLPVSGLLAETVRTGALREQDVRNLRLLQGADETQLQFAEHLGPPRGVAMEDFRRLTELIGPYGVRHGREQCSSAGHLADWLYERSGLAQLERALQASVTGPVESERVEDMLSGLMAAARGQSWPPEVRRLVEAARHAPAFHPLQEEAALALLRASDPKHDLIPVLEGLRRSDSWAPAASAEAPEVKNFLELASRYQAMAGTASTGAEARAARVIARSLLIRSGAARTLA; encoded by the coding sequence ATGGAAGCTCCGGCCAGTTATCCCGGCCTGCGGTCCAGCGCGGAGCAGTTGTTGGACGAGATCACCGTGCTGCTAGGCCCGTCCGGGGCGCAAACGATTGACGTATTCAGAAGGGCGCTCAGGAGGCCGGCCATCATTGCGGTGACTGGCCGGGTGAATACTGGCAAGTCAACCTTGGTGAACAGTCTGATTGGTGAAAAGTGGGCACCGACCTCCGCCCAAGAAACCACGGCCCTGGTTTGTTGCTATGCATATGGTGCACCGGCCCGGGCGGAAGCTGTGCTGGATGCCGGTGAAGTGGTGCCTATTCCGTTCGGCCGCACGGGGCCAGTCCTTGAAGATCTCCGGCAGGAAGCCGTTGATTGCCTGAGGCTCTATTTGCAGGCCGCCACCCTGCGGTTTGCTACCGTCGTCGACACGCCCGGCCTCGCCTCGGCGGCGACAGAGAACTCCGGCAGGACCGAGTCGTGGTTGCTGGGCGACCGGGATTGGCAGGACAGCCCAGATGCTCTGCTGTATCTCGTCCGGGACTCGTTCCGCCCGGACGATGAAGACTTTATTGCCAGGTTCAGGGAGCGCCACGGCAACCTGGCGGCGCGTGGATCGCTGCCTGTCATCGGTATCATCGCGCATGCTGACAATCACGGAGGAGGTCCCTGGAGCAACGCGGAACCGGTGGAGACAGCTAAGAAGGCGGCAGCCGAGCTCGCCCGGACGATGCCTCAGCTCGAAACGGTGCTTCCGGTCTCCGGATTGCTCGCCGAAACCGTGAGGACAGGGGCGCTGCGGGAACAGGATGTGCGGAACCTTCGTCTGCTTCAAGGCGCCGATGAAACTCAGCTGCAGTTCGCCGAACACCTTGGTCCTCCCCGGGGCGTGGCCATGGAAGACTTTCGGCGCCTCACGGAGCTGATCGGACCCTACGGGGTACGGCACGGAAGGGAACAGTGCAGTTCTGCCGGCCATCTTGCTGACTGGCTGTACGAGCGGTCAGGGCTTGCCCAGCTTGAGCGTGCCCTGCAAGCCTCGGTCACCGGGCCTGTCGAAAGTGAGAGGGTCGAGGACATGCTTTCCGGGCTGATGGCCGCGGCACGCGGCCAGTCCTGGCCGCCGGAGGTGCGTCGCCTGGTTGAAGCGGCAAGGCACGCGCCTGCTTTTCACCCATTGCAGGAAGAAGCTGCGCTGGCTTTGCTGCGTGCGTCCGATCCGAAGCACGACCTGATCCCGGTATTAGAGGGGCTGCGGCGCTCAGATTCGTGGGCGCCGGCTGCTTCTGCGGAAGCACCGGAAGTGAAAAACTTCCTGGAACTGGCATCGCGTTACCAGGCTATGGCCGGTACGGCATCCACGGGGGCTGAGGCGCGTGCCGCCAGGGTGATCGCCCGATCACTGCTCATTCGCTCTGGCGCGGCGAGGACTCTGGCATGA
- a CDS encoding Ig-like domain-containing protein, producing the protein MSVHAEERSRGHDPRHGDLRPGQPAGIDPTALLTPSTPYTATLTGGAAGIRDLANRPSGFNQLAVHHKRRADRDLQGSGSELDRDAPDSQHHSYLQ; encoded by the coding sequence GTGAGCGTTCACGCTGAAGAACGCAGCCGGGGCCACGATCCCCGCCACGGTGACCTACGACCAGGCCAGCCGGCGGGCATCGACCCCACCGCCCTGCTCACCCCTAGCACCCCCTACACCGCCACCCTGACCGGCGGCGCGGCGGGCATCCGCGACTTGGCCAATCGGCCCTCTGGCTTCAACCAGCTGGCGGTTCACCACAAGCGCCGCGCCGACCGTGACCTCCAGGGCTCCGGGAGTGAACTCGACCGGGATGCTCCGGACAGCCAACATCACAGCTACCTTCAGTAA
- a CDS encoding RNA polymerase sigma factor — MDATVAQRRQLEAAISGDVSAFEALTRESRAMIWSVCLRITGNTYDAEDALQDTLVAAWRGIQQFRREYGFGTWIYRIAADSALAILRARRPTEVEVDETYSPERNFAEQLAEADLVQRALNTMPTDLRVALVLRELCDYTYAQIGDYQGVGVPTVKSRIARGRQAFEAIVTSGTS, encoded by the coding sequence ATGGACGCGACCGTAGCCCAGAGGCGCCAGCTTGAGGCGGCAATAAGCGGTGATGTGAGTGCCTTTGAGGCTCTAACCAGGGAGTCTCGGGCCATGATCTGGTCTGTATGCCTGAGGATCACCGGGAACACCTACGATGCCGAAGACGCCCTTCAGGACACCCTGGTGGCCGCGTGGCGGGGCATACAGCAATTTCGCCGCGAATACGGTTTCGGGACCTGGATCTACAGGATTGCGGCAGACTCGGCGTTGGCTATCCTCCGAGCCAGGCGGCCAACGGAGGTCGAGGTTGATGAAACTTACTCTCCTGAACGTAACTTCGCGGAACAGCTCGCCGAAGCTGATCTCGTCCAGCGGGCGCTGAACACTATGCCGACGGATCTCCGTGTGGCCCTTGTGCTGCGGGAGCTGTGTGACTACACGTATGCTCAGATCGGTGACTATCAGGGCGTGGGCGTGCCCACAGTGAAGAGCAGGATTGCCAGGGGCAGGCAGGCTTTCGAGGCCATCGTGACCTCTGGTACTTCCTGA
- a CDS encoding YegP family protein → MSGHFEVFDSPEGGYRFRLVDAAGNHLATSGVFPTKQAAAAGIFTVREIAGTGLVSDMCGDEAKTSGPEYVRPIRQGSERRPLGMTSPRVHAWRWSPAH, encoded by the coding sequence ATGTCCGGCCACTTTGAAGTCTTCGATTCCCCTGAAGGGGGCTACCGCTTTCGGCTGGTGGATGCCGCAGGGAATCACCTGGCAACGTCCGGGGTGTTTCCGACGAAACAGGCAGCGGCGGCAGGAATATTCACCGTACGGGAGATCGCCGGAACCGGCCTGGTCAGCGACATGTGCGGCGATGAGGCGAAGACATCTGGCCCTGAATACGTCCGACCCATTCGGCAGGGCTCGGAACGGCGCCCACTTGGTATGACCTCTCCGCGCGTCCATGCCTGGAGGTGGTCCCCGGCCCACTGA
- a CDS encoding tetratricopeptide repeat protein has product MQTSEMLALLALIVSVVAVGFSIRQGVVAGKANKHAAAAASGAYRHQPAPEHLWELGRYGEAIELVVTGLGHRAADNRDLLESWANRAEDFLSADSLDRMNLQQALAAWTGEAGDTAGAIALFRELLQDQIRIQGPDNPATLVARNNLAYWTGEAGDPVGALALGRELLQDQIRILGPDNPDTLRTRSNLASWTGQAGDTAGALAFFRELLQDQIRILGPDNPDTLATRGNLAYWTGQAGDTPGAIALCLDLLQDQVRILGPDNPATLATRSRLNRLLS; this is encoded by the coding sequence ATGCAAACATCTGAGATGCTAGCCCTACTGGCGCTGATAGTTTCGGTGGTAGCTGTTGGCTTCAGTATCAGGCAGGGTGTTGTCGCCGGAAAGGCGAACAAGCACGCGGCGGCAGCTGCGTCGGGTGCCTACCGGCATCAGCCCGCCCCCGAACATCTCTGGGAGCTGGGACGCTACGGGGAGGCCATCGAATTGGTGGTCACCGGGCTCGGGCACCGGGCGGCCGACAACCGTGACCTCCTAGAGTCCTGGGCAAATCGGGCCGAAGACTTTTTGTCTGCCGACAGTCTCGATCGGATGAATCTCCAACAGGCTCTGGCCGCCTGGACCGGGGAGGCCGGGGACACTGCCGGGGCCATTGCCTTGTTCCGTGAGCTGCTCCAGGACCAGATCCGCATTCAGGGTCCGGATAACCCCGCCACCCTGGTTGCCCGAAACAACCTGGCCTACTGGACCGGGGAGGCCGGGGACCCTGTCGGGGCCCTCGCCTTGGGCCGCGAGCTGCTCCAGGACCAGATCCGCATCCTGGGCCCGGATAACCCCGACACCCTGAGAACCCGCAGCAACCTGGCCTCCTGGACCGGGCAGGCCGGGGACACTGCCGGGGCCCTCGCCTTTTTCCGTGAGCTGCTCCAGGACCAGATCCGGATTCTGGGCCCGGATAACCCCGACACCCTGGCCACCCGCGGCAACCTGGCCTACTGGACCGGGCAGGCCGGGGACACCCCCGGGGCCATCGCCTTGTGCCTCGACCTGCTCCAGGACCAGGTCCGGATCCTGGGCCCGGATAACCCCGCCACCCTGGCCACCCGCAGCCGGTTAAACCGATTGCTAAGCTGA
- a CDS encoding ferredoxin reductase, whose translation MIELRTDTAIQEPQRIRGLEMPWNRVMGSTEGPARAAHALGPWHPQEFTAECVETVPEAGGMMTFVFRRCDGAPLAFRAGQYVNVAFPVNGEDQDPVDRSYSLSSSPTQPWTFNITVKRDPTGLVSPWVHENVKPGTVLEMLGPVGAFHLPDADRRARYLLLAAGAGITPIMSMVRTIHSLPGQADVVVLYHGAEAGGYAFHQELAYIASMDSRVKVFYALGDRSKPEGWEWLSGRLTAAMLDEVAPDANGRQVYACGPEGYLNTATELLGKVGVDDTSINMEFFSGDRQTILEYQAEIALAEDIAEEIAEEIADSAEDYYESQPTAFGLYEPGYNAEGPLKAMGLPLEIMDTAPYSEASDESSDVGPEAVSPDASSFDTVGTGSLTLSFMRTGINVRIDPDQHILGAAQRAGVRIGANCKEGMCGSCKVVKLSGEVEMNHQGGIRAREIDAGKFLPCCSTARTDLVIDA comes from the coding sequence ATGATTGAACTCCGCACCGACACGGCAATCCAGGAACCACAGCGCATTCGCGGTCTTGAGATGCCGTGGAACAGGGTGATGGGCAGCACCGAGGGACCCGCCCGCGCTGCCCACGCATTGGGCCCCTGGCATCCGCAGGAGTTCACGGCGGAATGCGTCGAGACCGTTCCCGAGGCGGGCGGCATGATGACCTTCGTGTTCCGCCGCTGCGACGGTGCGCCCCTGGCGTTCCGTGCGGGCCAGTACGTGAACGTCGCCTTTCCCGTAAACGGCGAGGACCAGGATCCGGTGGACCGCAGCTACTCGCTGTCCAGTTCGCCCACCCAGCCGTGGACATTCAACATCACAGTCAAACGCGACCCCACTGGACTCGTCTCACCCTGGGTGCACGAGAACGTCAAACCCGGCACCGTCCTCGAGATGCTCGGACCGGTCGGGGCATTCCACCTGCCTGACGCCGACCGCCGGGCACGGTACCTCTTGCTGGCCGCCGGCGCAGGCATCACCCCCATCATGTCGATGGTGCGGACCATCCACTCCCTGCCCGGACAGGCCGATGTCGTGGTGCTCTACCACGGAGCGGAGGCCGGAGGATATGCCTTCCACCAGGAGCTTGCCTACATCGCCTCCATGGACTCGCGAGTCAAGGTCTTCTACGCCCTGGGTGACCGCAGCAAACCCGAAGGGTGGGAATGGCTCAGCGGAAGGCTGACGGCGGCCATGCTCGACGAGGTTGCCCCCGATGCCAACGGCCGCCAGGTCTATGCCTGCGGCCCCGAGGGTTACCTGAACACCGCCACCGAGCTACTGGGGAAGGTCGGCGTCGACGACACCTCCATCAACATGGAATTCTTCTCGGGAGATCGCCAGACGATCCTAGAATACCAGGCGGAGATCGCGCTTGCAGAGGACATTGCCGAGGAAATCGCCGAGGAAATCGCAGATTCCGCCGAGGACTACTATGAAAGCCAGCCCACAGCGTTCGGGCTCTACGAACCCGGCTACAACGCCGAGGGACCCCTGAAGGCCATGGGGCTGCCGCTGGAAATCATGGACACGGCACCCTATTCCGAAGCCTCCGACGAAAGTTCGGACGTGGGGCCGGAGGCTGTGTCCCCTGATGCCTCTAGCTTCGACACGGTCGGAACGGGAAGCCTCACCCTGTCCTTCATGCGGACCGGCATCAATGTGCGCATCGACCCCGACCAACACATCCTCGGGGCAGCCCAGCGTGCGGGCGTCAGGATCGGCGCGAACTGCAAGGAAGGGATGTGCGGCTCCTGCAAGGTCGTCAAGCTTTCCGGGGAGGTCGAGATGAACCACCAGGGCGGGATCCGGGCACGGGAAATCGATGCAGGCAAGTTCCTGCCCTGCTGCTCCACCGCGCGGACCGATTTGGTGATCGATGCCTAA
- a CDS encoding neutral zinc metallopeptidase, translated as MSATAEEPTASPSYNAVAPSSTAPGPAPLSPAKTQPNALRSKLAYADAMAPTMSSFLAGVMTDVARYWTAVWQEAGYPVPYVNAIYPGPGEKMMDPCGNRMTTDQDVFYCGANDTIVISQVMATEIWNGRVKANTDPATGNPSGDFSVAFAVAHEYAHNLQTELGILPTAPASLTYAVYKTELHADCWAGVWANSALHEGILEAGDIEEGIQATMLMGDYAFNDPAHHGTPEQRSKAFMTGYKSGVPASCDPWLTESY; from the coding sequence TTGTCCGCGACAGCGGAGGAGCCAACGGCCTCCCCCTCGTACAACGCCGTCGCGCCATCGTCGACCGCTCCTGGTCCCGCGCCGCTTTCGCCCGCTAAGACCCAGCCCAACGCACTCAGGAGCAAACTGGCCTACGCCGATGCCATGGCGCCAACCATGTCCTCGTTCCTGGCCGGGGTCATGACCGACGTCGCCAGGTACTGGACCGCGGTTTGGCAAGAAGCTGGCTACCCAGTGCCGTACGTGAACGCGATCTATCCCGGCCCCGGCGAAAAGATGATGGACCCCTGCGGCAACAGGATGACCACCGACCAGGACGTGTTCTACTGCGGCGCCAATGACACCATCGTCATTTCTCAAGTCATGGCCACCGAAATCTGGAACGGCCGGGTCAAAGCCAACACCGACCCCGCCACCGGAAATCCCTCCGGGGACTTCTCAGTTGCCTTCGCTGTGGCCCATGAATACGCCCACAACCTCCAGACGGAACTGGGTATTCTTCCCACTGCTCCGGCTTCGCTGACCTACGCCGTCTACAAAACTGAACTCCACGCCGATTGTTGGGCCGGAGTCTGGGCCAACTCGGCCCTTCACGAGGGCATCCTCGAGGCGGGGGACATCGAAGAAGGTATCCAGGCCACGATGTTGATGGGCGATTACGCCTTCAACGACCCGGCACATCATGGCACGCCAGAGCAAAGGTCCAAGGCCTTCATGACCGGATACAAGTCCGGCGTCCCAGCCAGCTGTGACCCCTGGCTGACGGAGTCGTACTAA
- a CDS encoding NAD(P)-dependent oxidoreductase, with amino-acid sequence MNVLVSTAHPDPDTRAIRFTDLDTVIREADYLSLHTRGGQSTGKLIDAGRLQMMKPTAVLINAARGSLVDEEALAKALYDGTIAGAALDVLETEPLPGDSPLRGLDNVLITYHLAGQTAQARTRAGLAAAHAVIDVLENREPAHPVDR; translated from the coding sequence ATGAACGTCCTGGTCAGCACCGCCCACCCCGACCCTGACACCAGAGCCATTCGGTTCACGGATCTCGACACGGTCATCCGTGAGGCCGACTACCTCTCCCTGCATACCCGCGGAGGCCAATCCACCGGCAAGCTGATCGACGCGGGCCGGCTGCAAATGATGAAACCCACCGCCGTGCTCATCAACGCAGCCCGCGGCTCACTCGTGGACGAAGAAGCCCTCGCCAAAGCACTGTACGACGGCACCATCGCCGGCGCCGCGTTGGACGTGCTCGAGACCGAACCCCTGCCAGGCGACAGCCCCCTCCGGGGCTTGGACAATGTCCTCATCACTTACCACCTTGCCGGGCAGACGGCCCAAGCCCGGACCCGGGCCGGCCTGGCAGCCGCGCACGCCGTCATCGACGTCCTCGAAAACCGCGAACCGGCACACCCGGTCGACCGCTAA
- a CDS encoding Ig-like domain-containing protein produces the protein MNSTGMLRTANITATFSKPVNGVGTATFTLKNAATGAAVAATVTRNGTTNQWILNPAATLAASTRYTVTITGDPTAVRDVAGTPLASTAWNFTTGTR, from the coding sequence GTGAACTCGACCGGGATGCTCCGGACAGCCAACATCACAGCTACCTTCAGTAAGCCCGTCAACGGCGTCGGCACCGCCACCTTCACCCTGAAGAACGCGGCCACCGGTGCGGCGGTGGCAGCCACCGTCACCCGTAACGGGACCACCAACCAGTGGATCCTCAACCCGGCAGCCACGCTTGCGGCCAGCACTAGGTACACCGTCACCATCACGGGCGACCCCACGGCGGTACGGGATGTGGCCGGCACTCCCCTGGCCAGCACGGCCTGGAACTTCACCACCGGCACCCGCTAA
- a CDS encoding GGDEF domain-containing protein, which produces MMLDTTTLRAAFGVIALTLLVLFYLVTFRHTRSEYSAWWCTALGLFLFGAASFLLDGTSQQVWANPLGNTMLVAGAASVWSAARSLRTSRPLWWQLTLAPASTAVASALDHPATNDWSGGPVFLALMSLMIGLAARELGLLKPDDSRVHRPLAVMSGLLAAYYFGRLLVFLAEGPTGPVFLTYFGSAPTTLLTMALLVVVSFSMAVLSHEQLTKDLSARATRDGLTGVLNRTTFLNLAAGDVRRLRFTRASASLVLADLDHFKAVNDSYGHPAGDSVLQAFAAACLASVRSTDLVGRYGGEEFIIFLPGAGPDRAEAIAGEISRRFAAVEIPENVRFPTVSYGIATNNSGAADLRMMISSADSALYRAKATGRNRAARNHLN; this is translated from the coding sequence ATGATGCTTGATACGACGACCCTGCGTGCCGCTTTCGGGGTGATCGCGCTTACCCTGCTGGTTCTTTTCTACCTCGTGACGTTCCGTCACACCCGTTCGGAGTACAGTGCCTGGTGGTGCACGGCGCTCGGCCTGTTCCTTTTCGGAGCCGCTTCGTTTCTTCTTGACGGAACCTCCCAGCAGGTATGGGCGAACCCGCTGGGAAACACCATGCTGGTTGCTGGCGCTGCGAGTGTCTGGTCCGCCGCCCGTTCTTTGAGGACGAGCCGGCCGCTGTGGTGGCAGCTGACCCTGGCCCCGGCCTCCACCGCGGTTGCCTCGGCACTGGATCATCCGGCCACCAACGACTGGTCAGGCGGGCCGGTTTTTCTGGCGTTGATGTCGTTGATGATTGGCCTTGCCGCCCGGGAACTGGGGCTGCTAAAACCCGACGACTCCCGAGTCCACCGGCCGTTGGCGGTGATGTCGGGGCTGCTCGCGGCATACTACTTCGGCCGGTTGCTGGTCTTCCTTGCTGAAGGTCCGACAGGGCCGGTTTTCCTCACTTACTTCGGTTCCGCGCCCACGACGCTTCTCACCATGGCCCTCCTTGTGGTTGTGTCCTTCAGCATGGCCGTGCTCAGTCACGAACAACTGACAAAAGACCTCAGTGCCCGCGCCACCCGGGACGGCCTGACAGGCGTCCTGAACCGCACAACCTTCCTGAACCTCGCCGCCGGAGACGTACGTCGGTTGCGCTTCACGAGAGCCTCAGCATCACTCGTTCTCGCTGACCTTGACCACTTCAAGGCAGTCAATGACAGCTATGGGCATCCTGCGGGAGACTCAGTTCTCCAGGCGTTCGCCGCGGCCTGCTTGGCATCGGTCCGGTCTACGGACCTCGTGGGCAGATACGGCGGTGAAGAATTCATTATTTTCCTTCCCGGAGCAGGTCCGGACCGGGCCGAGGCCATAGCAGGGGAAATAAGCCGCCGCTTTGCCGCGGTGGAGATCCCGGAGAACGTCCGGTTTCCGACCGTCAGCTACGGGATCGCCACAAACAATTCCGGCGCCGCCGATCTGAGAATGATGATCTCATCAGCCGACTCGGCCCTCTATCGGGCGAAGGCAACCGGGCGAAACCGCGCCGCCCGGAACCATCTGAACTGA
- a CDS encoding enolase C-terminal domain-like protein, translating into MPPSLSTTGTRSPAGENLFSLQDARNLVRYGGMRPDRDFIQVDPALSYGLTEYRRIQDMLAQHGWSSRRCIPHGGHQFSLHIAAALKLGGNESYPGEFQPTGGFTDDAVIVNSRVAPGDLPGIGLEGKAEFYKVLRELHN; encoded by the coding sequence ATGCCACCCTCTCTGAGCACTACAGGAACCCGATCGCCAGCCGGAGAAAACCTGTTCTCCCTCCAGGACGCGCGGAACCTCGTCCGTTACGGCGGGATGCGCCCGGACCGCGACTTCATCCAGGTCGACCCGGCACTGAGCTACGGCCTGACCGAATACCGCCGGATCCAGGACATGCTCGCCCAGCACGGTTGGTCCTCACGCCGCTGCATCCCCCACGGCGGACACCAGTTCTCCCTGCACATCGCAGCAGCCCTCAAGCTCGGTGGCAACGAGTCCTACCCGGGCGAGTTCCAGCCCACCGGTGGCTTCACCGACGACGCTGTCATCGTCAACAGCCGCGTGGCTCCGGGCGATCTGCCGGGGATCGGGCTCGAAGGTAAAGCCGAGTTCTACAAAGTCCTGCGCGAACTGCACAACTAA
- a CDS encoding cation:dicarboxylate symporter family transporter → MSSHTMQDPQHSAPPKQRSRFGRLIRELWFQVVLGAVLGIAVGLLLPSVGKQLTPLSDWFIALVKMIVIPVVFCVVSLGIASMDSLRKAGRIGVKALGYFLALSLVSMLIGLVVANVFRPGDGMNIDPSQLDSSKVPAAASKGFDGLEFVSNIIPESLFGALTGHTIIAALMVSIIFGAAMNVSGESGAFLIKGIQALSTVIFKIVSWVMRLAPIGTFGALAAVVANYGTQSLQQLGYLVVLFTVTCILYVLVVLSTIAGACGLNIFTVMRYFKAELLIALSTCSSEAVLPQLIKKLEAMGVGKSTVGIVIPSGFSFNLDGSAVYLTMASVFLAQAVGMDLSWEQQLVMVGVMMLTSKGTAGIAGGAFIVLASTLSSVGGIPLAALALIVGIDRLLNEGRVFINVLGNVMAAVVVGKWEKDYDPEQARKALHASGQKKNEIEARTPTAVEADKVDVY, encoded by the coding sequence ATGTCGTCCCACACCATGCAGGACCCGCAGCATTCCGCCCCGCCCAAGCAGCGATCCCGGTTCGGCCGGCTGATCCGCGAACTCTGGTTCCAAGTCGTTCTGGGTGCCGTCCTGGGCATCGCCGTCGGACTGCTCCTGCCCTCCGTCGGTAAACAGCTCACACCGCTCAGCGACTGGTTCATCGCCCTGGTGAAGATGATCGTCATCCCCGTGGTGTTCTGCGTCGTGTCCCTTGGCATCGCCTCGATGGACAGCCTTCGCAAAGCCGGCCGCATCGGCGTGAAGGCACTGGGCTACTTCCTCGCCCTCTCGCTCGTGTCGATGCTGATCGGCCTGGTCGTCGCCAACGTATTCCGCCCCGGCGACGGCATGAACATCGACCCGTCACAGCTGGACTCCAGCAAGGTGCCGGCGGCCGCTAGCAAGGGCTTCGACGGTCTCGAGTTCGTCAGCAACATCATCCCCGAATCACTGTTCGGTGCCCTGACTGGCCACACCATCATCGCCGCGCTGATGGTCTCCATCATCTTTGGCGCCGCCATGAACGTCTCCGGCGAATCCGGCGCGTTCCTGATCAAGGGCATCCAGGCCCTGTCCACCGTGATCTTCAAGATCGTCAGCTGGGTCATGCGCCTGGCTCCCATCGGTACCTTCGGCGCGCTGGCGGCAGTGGTGGCCAACTACGGCACCCAAAGCCTGCAGCAACTCGGCTACCTCGTCGTGTTGTTCACCGTGACCTGCATCCTCTATGTCCTCGTGGTCCTGAGCACCATCGCCGGTGCCTGCGGACTGAACATCTTCACGGTGATGCGCTACTTCAAGGCCGAGCTGCTGATCGCCCTGAGCACCTGCTCCAGCGAAGCGGTACTCCCGCAGCTGATCAAGAAGCTCGAAGCCATGGGCGTCGGCAAGTCCACCGTAGGCATCGTGATCCCATCCGGGTTCTCCTTCAACCTCGACGGATCCGCCGTCTACCTGACCATGGCCTCAGTCTTCCTGGCCCAGGCCGTCGGTATGGACCTCTCCTGGGAACAGCAGCTCGTCATGGTCGGCGTCATGATGCTCACCAGCAAGGGCACCGCTGGAATTGCCGGCGGCGCGTTCATCGTCCTGGCCAGCACCTTGAGCTCAGTCGGCGGCATCCCGCTGGCCGCTCTCGCCCTCATCGTCGGTATCGACCGACTCCTGAACGAAGGCCGGGTGTTCATCAACGTCCTTGGCAACGTGATGGCAGCCGTCGTCGTCGGCAAATGGGAAAAGGACTACGACCCCGAACAGGCCCGCAAAGCCCTCCACGCCTCAGGCCAGAAGAAGAACGAAATCGAAGCAAGGACACCGACCGCCGTGGAAGCGGACAAGGTTGACGTCTACTAA
- a CDS encoding DUF805 domain-containing protein codes for MTYTQQQQHSRPASYTPLSAPLYGASAPDAFIRFFKKYATFSGRASRSEYWWWVLVNSIVTILFYLVLGLTSPNGTGEASPGLLIALILLSVWVLVTIVPGVALLVRRLHDANLSGWMALLGLIPLIGGIILLVLVLIGPKPDAQRFDQPRAYRG; via the coding sequence ATGACCTACACACAGCAACAGCAGCACTCCCGGCCGGCGAGTTACACGCCGCTTTCGGCGCCGCTCTACGGCGCCTCCGCCCCAGACGCCTTCATCCGGTTCTTCAAGAAGTACGCAACCTTCTCGGGGCGGGCCAGCCGCAGCGAATACTGGTGGTGGGTGCTCGTAAACAGCATCGTCACCATACTGTTCTACCTCGTCCTTGGGCTTACCAGCCCCAACGGCACCGGTGAGGCCAGCCCGGGGCTTCTCATCGCCCTGATCCTCCTGAGCGTCTGGGTACTGGTGACCATCGTCCCGGGAGTGGCGCTGCTCGTCCGCCGCCTGCATGACGCCAACCTTAGCGGCTGGATGGCGCTCCTCGGGCTGATTCCGCTCATAGGCGGCATCATCCTACTCGTCCTCGTCCTGATAGGCCCCAAGCCGGACGCCCAACGGTTCGACCAGCCGCGAGCGTATAGGGGCTAG